In one window of Macaca thibetana thibetana isolate TM-01 chromosome 5, ASM2454274v1, whole genome shotgun sequence DNA:
- the LOC126955333 gene encoding guanine nucleotide-binding protein G(I)/G(S)/G(O) subunit gamma-5-like, with protein sequence MSGSSSVAAMKKVVQQLQLEAGLNCVKDSQAAADLKQFCLQNAQHDPLLTGASSSTNPFRPQKVCSFL encoded by the coding sequence ATGTCTGGCTCCTCCAGTGTCGCTGCTATGAAGAAAGTGGTTCAACAGCTCCAGCTGGAGGCCGGGCTCAACTGCGTAAAAGATTCCCAGGCAGCTGCAGACTTGAAACAATTCTGTCTGCAGAATGCTCAACATGACCCTTTGCTGACTGGAGCATCTTCAAGTACAAATCCCTTCAGACCCCAGAAAGTCTGTTCCTTTTTGTAG